A genome region from Chlamydiota bacterium includes the following:
- a CDS encoding nucleotidyl transferase AbiEii/AbiGii toxin family protein: protein MKIDRLIRVQKDILDRVAEQYPELYLVGGTAISLLYRHRVSEDLDFFSQDYTPKFHKKIVQFVRRETGYTYTLIEEETRKNYVNMAVYEFEVGHGLILKIDFVRDFTPLLKVRQESGIASVDDVYYRKILAVIGWKSSQSIVGKTLAGGRQKTKDLFDIFYLSSQVEHLSEWFPKYFDQASYERLVSWYLGIQKQKTVMELLDLVDRCDTKAIFRHLDEEIIHQLNRKYIQI, encoded by the coding sequence ATGAAAATAGACCGATTGATCCGTGTGCAAAAGGACATCTTGGATAGGGTGGCTGAGCAATATCCAGAACTCTATCTTGTTGGAGGTACAGCGATCAGTCTTCTATACCGTCATCGTGTTTCTGAAGATCTTGATTTCTTTTCTCAGGATTACACCCCAAAATTTCATAAAAAGATTGTTCAATTTGTTCGAAGGGAGACGGGATATACCTATACTTTGATTGAAGAAGAGACACGTAAAAACTATGTGAACATGGCTGTTTATGAATTTGAGGTAGGGCATGGACTGATTCTTAAGATTGATTTTGTACGTGACTTTACACCTTTACTTAAAGTCAGACAAGAAAGCGGCATTGCTTCAGTAGATGATGTCTACTACCGGAAAATTCTAGCAGTGATTGGATGGAAATCTAGCCAATCTATTGTTGGAAAAACATTGGCAGGGGGAAGACAAAAGACCAAAGATCTTTTTGATATTTTCTATTTGTCTAGCCAGGTTGAACATTTAAGTGAGTGGTTTCCAAAGTATTTTGATCAAGCCTCCTATGAAAGACTGGTGTCTTGGTATTTGGGGATTCAAAAACAAAAAACCGTCATGGAACTTTTAGATCTCGTGGATAGATGTGATACAAAAGCCATTTTTAGACATCTGGATGAAGAAATCATTCATCAGCTGAATAGAAAGTATATTCAAATATGA
- a CDS encoding helix-turn-helix transcriptional regulator: MKRRNWYWDIRVPYEKIKKVLLREDDPRFPAMAGVLLSRVRDPKEVFKLISPNAFCRRYRAIEKEILSDEWTKDKSLFWRAIFLRLVKELKEKGEKVRQPAIIKLDEFDRHLIEKVRQHRKNALMTQKELANFMGCTQQYISGIEKGREKISIEFLKKLAQVSREEINIVFGGN, encoded by the coding sequence ATGAAAAGAAGAAATTGGTATTGGGATATTCGCGTCCCCTACGAAAAGATAAAAAAGGTATTGCTTCGTGAGGATGATCCTCGTTTTCCTGCAATGGCAGGTGTACTTTTGTCCAGGGTGAGAGATCCCAAAGAGGTGTTTAAGCTGATTTCTCCGAATGCTTTTTGTAGAAGATACAGGGCAATTGAAAAAGAAATTCTTTCTGATGAATGGACAAAGGATAAATCCTTATTTTGGAGAGCGATTTTCCTTCGCCTTGTTAAGGAACTCAAAGAAAAAGGGGAGAAGGTTAGACAACCTGCAATTATTAAACTGGACGAATTTGATCGTCACTTAATTGAAAAAGTGAGGCAGCATCGCAAAAATGCCTTGATGACGCAAAAGGAATTGGCCAACTTTATGGGATGCACTCAGCAGTACATCTCAGGCATTGAAAAAGGTCGGGAGAAAATCAGCATTGAATTTTTGAAAAAATTAGCCCAGGTCAGTAGGGAAGAGATAAATATTGTGTTTGGGGGAAATTAG
- a CDS encoding phospholipase D family protein, with translation MNPMTLFTETLFQTRLIYRRKDFDELFEGFTSLKAISYVASPDLILEFFERRGYEHVEILVGENLSEPYRQALEQKGMGVIEQLTDRIEKGILRIYIPPKTIHTKLYLLERKEVTRIILTSANLTETARQASRQMNYAWFTDVSGNHPWLEQVKEDYENHLKGSSVFMGDLMELLQNRQETPKQEVIDLWLRGKIDENLDQELKKVLQEISASALQAWEIREEALITVRLPGETLSRRRIERFLSPVNPVGTQQDLQIDSASFIRYIQESHGFPLMHVDLEKTSLRLGIHGKVETCSEPLPEKQEVGQTLVHLEAYLNTVDWGQSPDPKLTKTNMYEALLYIFASPFSHEYMKMKRRKFGVLDRRGPRFLYIYGPSQNGKSTFLRFALKLLTGYHLQPFSGSDFSKRKILSALSIGTVFPLIFDDLAPTQKGSFEEVSKSFWEVWWEEACVCPQILMSSNIFNLKDWAKSRLKRVDFDVHFAPNEKNKAELAQIFTRENRIFRWFSKLYLEALNKTEVAGDDELYLARWVMKKIYEFSGTPVPDFFPHEPIERLYDPGRRSWKDVLGQLKKAKIKNERDRLLVEFSDDLQHHEVREYQGALPQTVKNRLRGKTLIIESPKEFHFWLNGTLPPKTSWLSRVFRRRG, from the coding sequence ATGAACCCAATGACCTTGTTTACAGAAACGTTGTTTCAAACCCGCCTCATCTATCGGCGTAAAGATTTCGACGAATTGTTTGAAGGTTTTACCTCACTCAAAGCGATTTCCTATGTGGCATCTCCCGACCTCATCTTAGAATTTTTCGAAAGGCGGGGTTATGAACATGTTGAGATTCTCGTAGGTGAAAACCTTTCGGAACCTTATCGGCAGGCCCTCGAGCAAAAAGGAATGGGCGTGATTGAACAGTTAACAGACCGGATAGAGAAAGGAATATTGCGCATTTATATTCCACCCAAAACGATCCATACCAAGTTATACCTCCTTGAGAGAAAAGAAGTGACACGTATTATCCTGACCAGCGCCAACCTGACCGAGACGGCCCGTCAAGCCAGTCGGCAAATGAATTATGCCTGGTTTACAGATGTTTCTGGGAACCATCCCTGGCTCGAACAGGTCAAAGAGGATTACGAAAATCATTTGAAGGGTTCGAGTGTCTTTATGGGCGATTTAATGGAGCTATTGCAAAATCGTCAGGAGACCCCCAAGCAGGAAGTGATTGATCTATGGTTAAGGGGAAAAATAGATGAGAACCTGGATCAAGAACTTAAAAAGGTTTTGCAAGAAATCTCGGCGAGTGCCCTTCAGGCCTGGGAAATACGTGAAGAGGCCCTGATCACCGTCCGTTTACCGGGAGAAACATTAAGCCGTCGCCGCATCGAGCGATTTCTCTCACCGGTGAACCCTGTAGGAACCCAACAAGATCTTCAAATTGACAGCGCCTCTTTCATCCGCTATATCCAGGAAAGTCATGGTTTTCCCCTGATGCATGTGGATTTGGAGAAGACATCACTTCGTTTAGGAATTCATGGAAAAGTTGAGACCTGTTCAGAGCCTCTCCCGGAAAAGCAAGAGGTTGGGCAAACCCTGGTTCATCTGGAGGCTTATTTGAACACTGTGGATTGGGGGCAATCTCCTGACCCAAAACTCACGAAGACGAACATGTACGAAGCCCTGCTCTATATTTTTGCTTCTCCCTTTTCGCATGAATACATGAAAATGAAACGCAGAAAATTTGGCGTCCTGGATAGAAGAGGTCCCCGGTTTCTTTACATCTACGGCCCTTCTCAAAATGGGAAATCTACTTTTTTACGTTTTGCCCTAAAACTCTTGACCGGATATCACCTGCAACCCTTCTCAGGAAGTGATTTCTCGAAACGGAAAATTCTGAGCGCCCTTTCCATTGGAACCGTCTTCCCTCTTATTTTTGATGATTTAGCCCCGACCCAAAAGGGGAGCTTTGAGGAGGTTTCGAAATCATTTTGGGAGGTGTGGTGGGAAGAGGCATGCGTCTGTCCCCAGATTTTGATGTCCTCGAATATCTTTAATTTAAAAGATTGGGCAAAGTCGCGTTTGAAGCGTGTTGATTTTGATGTTCATTTTGCACCGAACGAAAAGAACAAAGCAGAGTTGGCCCAGATCTTCACTCGTGAAAATAGAATCTTTCGCTGGTTCTCAAAGCTTTACCTAGAGGCCCTGAACAAAACAGAGGTTGCAGGCGATGACGAACTCTATTTGGCACGCTGGGTCATGAAGAAGATTTATGAATTTTCTGGAACTCCCGTACCTGATTTTTTTCCTCATGAACCTATTGAGCGGCTTTATGACCCGGGTCGACGTTCCTGGAAAGATGTGCTGGGACAGTTAAAAAAAGCCAAAATCAAAAACGAAAGAGATCGCCTGCTCGTCGAATTTTCAGATGACCTCCAGCATCACGAAGTCAGGGAATATCAAGGGGCGCTTCCCCAAACCGTCAAGAATCGCCTCCGTGGAAAGACGCTCATCATTGAAAGCCCCAAGGAATTTCACTTCTGGCTGAATGGGACCCTCCCCCCCAAAACATCCTGGCTTTCCCGTGTTTTTAGAAGACGGGGTTAA
- the ilvB gene encoding biosynthetic-type acetolactate synthase large subunit yields MKGADIVVTALEKVEVDIVFAYPGGASMELHQALTRSKKIRTILPRHEQGGVFEAEGYARASGKVGVCIATSGPGATNLITGIADAYMDSIPLVAITGQVPQHFIGKNAFQETDIVGVTRPIVKHNYLVQSIEELPRIIKEAFYIASTGRPGPVVVDIPKNIQQAECIPHFPEKIELKGYKLEYPVSEAQIEQILKAIETCEKPVIYAGGGIISSAASDELLDFVKKSNIPITTTLMGIGCFPETHPLSMRWFGMHGTVAGNYAVDEADLLLAFGVRFDDRVTGKVEEFASHGTIVHVDIDPSEINKNKVVHIPVVGNIKEVLKAISKKVKSREYTGWHQKIQKWMSEFPFKYKDHSDKIMPQYVLEQIDQLTHGEAIITTGVGQHQMWAGQFIKYTKPRSFITSAGLGSMGFGLPAAIGAKLACPKQTVIDIDGDGSFVMNVQELATAYIDKVDVKIVILNNQHLGMVVQWEDRFYKGNRGHTFIGDPSLADPTDPQHSYPNFVKMAESFKIQAQKVIHKKDLRGALEKMLAHDGPYLLDIIVPYQEHVLPMIPGGKTVKDIIIE; encoded by the coding sequence ATGAAGGGTGCAGACATTGTTGTCACTGCGCTTGAAAAAGTAGAAGTGGATATTGTTTTTGCTTATCCCGGTGGGGCCAGCATGGAGCTCCATCAGGCCCTTACCCGCTCTAAAAAAATTCGGACCATTCTCCCCCGTCATGAGCAAGGAGGAGTTTTTGAAGCTGAAGGGTACGCACGGGCCTCAGGAAAAGTGGGCGTTTGCATTGCAACTTCAGGCCCTGGAGCCACTAATTTAATCACAGGAATCGCGGACGCCTACATGGATTCAATTCCGCTTGTGGCCATTACAGGTCAAGTCCCTCAACATTTTATTGGTAAAAATGCCTTTCAGGAAACAGACATCGTGGGAGTTACTCGGCCCATTGTTAAACATAATTATCTGGTTCAAAGCATTGAAGAATTGCCACGTATTATTAAAGAGGCTTTTTACATTGCCTCCACGGGACGTCCGGGCCCTGTCGTTGTGGATATTCCTAAAAATATTCAGCAAGCAGAATGCATCCCCCATTTTCCTGAAAAAATAGAACTTAAAGGCTACAAACTCGAGTACCCTGTTTCAGAGGCTCAAATCGAGCAAATCCTGAAGGCGATTGAAACATGTGAAAAACCCGTTATTTATGCGGGTGGTGGAATCATTTCTTCCGCCGCCTCGGATGAATTGCTAGATTTTGTGAAAAAATCGAATATACCCATCACGACAACCTTAATGGGAATTGGATGCTTTCCCGAAACTCATCCCCTTTCGATGCGGTGGTTTGGCATGCACGGAACTGTTGCCGGAAACTATGCTGTTGACGAGGCTGATCTTCTCTTGGCTTTTGGCGTTCGTTTTGATGATCGCGTCACCGGAAAAGTGGAAGAATTTGCCAGTCACGGAACCATTGTTCACGTGGATATTGACCCATCTGAAATTAACAAGAATAAAGTTGTGCACATTCCTGTCGTTGGAAATATCAAAGAGGTCTTAAAAGCCATTAGCAAAAAGGTAAAAAGCCGCGAATACACGGGATGGCATCAGAAAATTCAAAAATGGATGAGCGAATTCCCCTTTAAATACAAAGATCATTCAGACAAAATCATGCCTCAATATGTTCTTGAGCAAATTGATCAACTCACGCATGGAGAGGCCATTATTACGACGGGCGTCGGTCAGCATCAAATGTGGGCGGGACAGTTTATCAAATATACGAAGCCACGTTCTTTCATTACCTCGGCTGGATTGGGTTCCATGGGATTTGGCCTTCCTGCAGCCATTGGTGCAAAGCTTGCCTGTCCCAAACAAACCGTTATCGATATTGATGGGGACGGAAGTTTTGTCATGAATGTTCAAGAATTGGCAACGGCGTATATTGACAAAGTGGACGTGAAAATTGTCATTTTAAATAACCAGCATCTTGGAATGGTTGTTCAATGGGAAGACCGGTTTTACAAAGGAAATCGCGGACATACTTTTATTGGAGATCCGAGTTTGGCGGATCCAACAGACCCCCAGCACAGTTATCCAAATTTTGTCAAAATGGCCGAATCCTTTAAAATTCAGGCTCAGAAAGTTATTCATAAAAAAGACTTGCGAGGAGCGCTTGAAAAAATGTTGGCTCACGACGGACCTTACCTCTTGGATATTATTGTCCCCTATCAAGAGCATGTCCTCCCCATGATCCCCGGCGGAAAAACGGTGAAGGATATTATTATTGAGTAA
- a CDS encoding PTS sugar transporter subunit IIA — MQISVLDIMRIFDAEEKTIYEWIAKKGMPCIKVNEQYRFNYIELLEWALENKMVLTTDILALGERESTQSEVLAEALKWGGIYYDVPGKTREEVLENVVNLLVFPAEVDKKSLLEMLIAREIMESTAIGNGIALPHLRNPVILNIDEPFAALCFLKNAVDFNAFDREPVSVLFVLISPSTKMHLLLMSRLSFCLQDSGFKKYLRIKASKKELIAETIIIESRLVLQRKASDGKSVEKRGMT; from the coding sequence ATGCAGATTTCTGTCCTTGATATCATGAGAATCTTCGATGCCGAAGAGAAGACGATCTATGAATGGATTGCCAAAAAAGGCATGCCTTGCATCAAAGTAAACGAGCAGTACCGCTTCAATTATATTGAGCTTCTGGAGTGGGCGCTTGAAAATAAGATGGTGCTTACGACCGATATTTTGGCGCTTGGAGAACGGGAATCAACCCAGTCTGAAGTTTTAGCTGAAGCGCTTAAATGGGGTGGCATTTACTATGATGTTCCAGGAAAAACACGGGAAGAAGTTCTTGAAAATGTTGTAAATCTTCTTGTCTTTCCTGCTGAAGTGGACAAAAAATCCCTTCTTGAGATGCTGATTGCCAGAGAAATAATGGAATCAACAGCTATCGGAAACGGAATTGCGCTTCCTCATTTGAGAAATCCGGTTATTCTTAATATTGATGAACCGTTTGCAGCTTTGTGTTTTCTGAAAAATGCAGTTGATTTTAACGCCTTTGATCGTGAGCCTGTATCCGTTCTTTTCGTATTGATCAGCCCCTCAACCAAAATGCATCTCCTCCTGATGTCGCGTCTTTCCTTCTGTCTTCAGGATTCAGGATTCAAGAAATATTTGCGTATAAAAGCATCAAAAAAAGAGCTCATTGCAGAAACAATTATTATAGAATCTCGTCTGGTCTTGCAAAGAAAAGCAAGTGATGGAAAGTCTGTCGAAAAAAGAGGAATGACCTGA
- a CDS encoding hydrogenase has translation MKFFLVSLSILILSGFMVLSLGHFKKLCHGIFLVSLTAASSLVLISSFFALRTSFQGDFLLPWSVPLGQFRMGLDPLSAFFLITIACVVLAAGFYGCGYLRGHGEKKNIGVHYFFYLFLTLSLFLVVAARNAVLFLAAWELMTVFAYFLITYSDEKKSVRQAGYLYLTANHCGVFCLLAMFMMMGNFAGSMDFNQMAAAHYTPTFLAVFFILGLMGFGVKAGFFPIHIWLPHAHPAAPSHISAVLSGVVLKMGIYGILRMISMIDVPQWGGPLVLFIGAVSGVLGVLYALGQHEIKKLLAYHSIENIGIIALGIGMGLIGKAYHNNLISIIGYAGALLHVFNHAVFKGLLFLSAGSVIRSTGTGELDQMGGLLKSLPWTGHLFLVGSLSIAGFPLLNGFISEWMIYRSFLEGMIHFGKTGIILSVLSMISLTLIGGLAAVCFAKAFGVVFLGKARSHHEAPVKENSWVMRGPMVILAAICLWVGLSPKTLLLFSLKGVSVMTATDAGQMEMILQPILFVVKTLFLFLSILCLLALFKRLLFRCVPPRYQETWGCGYTLPSPRMQYTASSFADPVLRFFKSLVFFKEYGKSCTDYFPKEVSLLSKVVDGPEHFIFRPLLSILRKFSGKLLKLQSGYIPQYLLYILLAVVALLLWKFPWSS, from the coding sequence ATGAAATTCTTTCTCGTAAGTTTGTCAATTCTGATACTTTCGGGATTCATGGTTCTCTCCTTGGGGCATTTTAAAAAACTGTGTCATGGAATATTTCTCGTTTCATTGACCGCTGCCAGCAGTTTGGTTCTGATTTCATCCTTTTTCGCGTTACGCACAAGCTTTCAGGGGGATTTTCTCCTACCCTGGTCGGTTCCTTTGGGCCAATTCAGAATGGGTCTTGATCCTCTAAGCGCTTTTTTCTTGATCACCATCGCCTGTGTTGTTTTAGCAGCGGGTTTTTATGGATGTGGTTATTTACGGGGACATGGCGAAAAAAAGAATATCGGTGTCCATTATTTTTTCTATCTGTTTTTGACCCTGTCTCTCTTCTTGGTTGTGGCTGCCAGAAATGCAGTTCTTTTCTTGGCTGCCTGGGAACTCATGACCGTCTTTGCTTATTTTTTGATTACCTACTCTGATGAAAAAAAATCTGTAAGGCAGGCGGGATATCTTTATCTTACTGCAAATCACTGCGGGGTTTTTTGTTTATTGGCAATGTTCATGATGATGGGGAATTTTGCAGGCTCAATGGATTTTAATCAAATGGCGGCAGCCCATTATACTCCAACATTTCTTGCCGTTTTTTTTATTCTGGGCCTAATGGGTTTTGGGGTCAAGGCCGGATTCTTTCCGATTCATATATGGCTTCCTCATGCGCATCCGGCGGCTCCGAGTCACATTTCTGCGGTCCTTTCAGGGGTGGTTCTAAAAATGGGAATTTATGGAATTTTAAGAATGATTTCTATGATTGATGTTCCTCAGTGGGGAGGACCTCTGGTGCTTTTTATAGGCGCAGTTTCAGGCGTTCTTGGTGTTTTGTATGCCCTTGGACAGCATGAAATCAAGAAGCTTTTGGCTTATCACAGTATTGAAAATATCGGCATTATTGCCCTGGGAATCGGAATGGGATTGATTGGGAAGGCCTATCACAATAACCTTATTTCGATCATCGGTTATGCAGGGGCCTTATTGCATGTTTTTAATCATGCGGTTTTTAAGGGCTTGCTCTTCTTAAGCGCAGGATCTGTAATACGTTCAACTGGAACAGGTGAATTGGACCAGATGGGAGGGCTTTTGAAATCTCTTCCCTGGACAGGGCATCTTTTTCTAGTTGGTTCTTTATCGATCGCAGGCTTTCCTCTATTGAACGGGTTTATCAGCGAGTGGATGATTTATCGATCTTTTCTTGAAGGAATGATTCATTTTGGAAAAACGGGTATTATTTTGTCTGTTTTATCCATGATTTCTCTTACCCTTATTGGGGGACTGGCTGCGGTTTGCTTTGCAAAGGCTTTTGGTGTCGTTTTTCTGGGGAAGGCAAGATCCCATCATGAAGCACCCGTTAAGGAAAATTCGTGGGTCATGCGAGGGCCGATGGTGATTTTAGCGGCAATATGTTTGTGGGTCGGGCTTTCCCCAAAAACCCTTCTTCTTTTCTCACTAAAAGGTGTTTCTGTTATGACAGCAACGGATGCTGGTCAAATGGAAATGATTCTTCAGCCTATTCTTTTCGTTGTTAAAACTTTATTTTTATTTTTATCAATTTTGTGTTTGCTGGCTTTATTCAAACGATTATTGTTTCGGTGCGTTCCTCCTCGGTATCAAGAAACATGGGGTTGCGGCTATACGCTTCCTTCGCCTCGAATGCAATACACCGCTTCATCTTTTGCCGATCCTGTTCTTCGATTTTTTAAGTCCTTGGTTTTTTTTAAAGAATATGGCAAAAGCTGCACGGATTATTTTCCAAAGGAAGTAAGTCTTTTGTCGAAAGTCGTCGATGGGCCGGAGCATTTTATTTTCCGTCCTCTTTTATCTATATTAAGAAAATTTTCCGGGAAGCTTCTTAAATTGCAAAGCGGTTACATTCCGCAATATTTGCTCTATATTCTTTTGGCGGTTGTTGCCCTTTTACTCTGGAAATTTCCATGGAGTTCATAA